From the Clostridia bacterium genome, the window GAATGGAGGTGGTACCAATGGATAACCGGTCCAAGGCCCGGGCTACGCCCGGAAACACGTACCCGAGACCCACCCCGAAAGCCATGGCCAAAAAGATCCACAGGGTCAGAAAACGGTCGAGCAGGGAAAGTGTTGTGCTGTTACCAGTAGGGGCAGCATGGTTGGCAGTCATCCAATATACCTCCTTAAACCAAGTCCCTTATCCCAAGTACCTTGATTAAAGCAAATACCCGATGTTAGTGGGAGCTAACTGACCGGCATCTGCCCCCGAGCCAACTCAGGATCCAACCGGCTAGCTTGAGCAACCGGAGCCAGAGGCCAGCTTATCAAAATCAACTGGGCCAGGCGAGCCACCGCCAACTCCCTGCCGCGGTGAACAACCGCTCCCGGCCGGCCGGCAGGAGACCTTGGGGTTCTCCTCCAGATATTTAACCTTTTTAAGTTCAGCCCCCATGCCGGGTTTTTGCTCCAGGGGAAGTTTGAGGTACTCCTGCCATTCTTGAAAGAACTTGTCTATCTGATCTCGCCGCAAGTGGTAAAACACCCACTGGCCAATCTTTTCTTCCTCGACCAAACCAGCTTGCCTGAGCACCCGTAGGTGCTGTGATACCGCCGATTGGGTAATCCCCAAGATTTCCTCCATTTCGCAAACGCAGAATTCATGCTCCGCCAATAATGAGATGATCTTCAGGCGGATTTCTTGGCCTAACGCTTTGAACACTTCCGCAAATTCACGGCTGACCACTCGACCTCACCTCCCCTGCAGTAACAACGCTGTTGGCCTAGTATTCTAGGCTCACGTTTGACCAAATCGGTATTAGCAATCTATAATATACTTCTTTTAATGTACATCATGCCCGCTTACCCGTCAACAGGTAACCCCTGTCTCGCCC encodes:
- a CDS encoding winged helix-turn-helix transcriptional regulator; this translates as MVSREFAEVFKALGQEIRLKIISLLAEHEFCVCEMEEILGITQSAVSQHLRVLRQAGLVEEEKIGQWVFYHLRRDQIDKFFQEWQEYLKLPLEQKPGMGAELKKVKYLEENPKVSCRPAGSGCSPRQGVGGGSPGPVDFDKLASGSGCSS